The following is a genomic window from Helicobacter sp. NHP19-003.
CCAAATTAAGCCATCGGGGCTCACCTCCCAGCTTGTAGCTAAATCGGGTTGTGGGCGCATGTCGGGGCTAAGACGGGTCAATCCGCTAAAGACAAAATCGAGCGCGCTGTCGTGGTCCTCGTCAAAAAGGGGGTTGATGCGGGCGGTCTCGTTCTCCACGCCGATGACTAAAGTATCTTTAGGAGTCGCGGCAAAAAGGGGGAGTGCCAACAAACAAGCAAGGAGAAATCTCAACATAGTGTTCCTTTAGTGCTATGTTTGTATTATTAGTATGATTTTCTTAAAAGATGGTTAACGGATAGGTGTTTTTTATCTCAAAGCGCGCATAAGGCACGCGCTTTTTAAGTGGCTGGCCGGATTAGACCTCTGTGCACTTTTTTTTGAGGGTTGCACTGTGTGCTGGAGAGACAGGAGCGGTGTGCGTTAAAGCCACTTGGGCATACTGCGCCCGCAAGCCATCTAAGCGCACCTTAGCGGCGGCGCATTCCGTTCGTAAGTAACCCAGTTGTTTTTGTAAAGCATCCAACAGCAAGACGAGTTTAGCATGTTGTTGTGCATTCATCTCGACTCCTTGACTTAATTTAAGCTCCTAGTCTAGCACTTTCTTTTAAATGCTTGCTTAATGGACATGCGTGCGCTCTCTAACAGAGTAAAAATAGACCGCAAAGACCAAGATATAAACATAGCACGCCATAGGCACCATGTAAGAGATCAAAATCCCAAAGCTGTGTATGTCGGCGATGTAACCCTGGATGATGGGCACAACCGCCCCCCCCACAATCGCCATGCAGACAATCCCAGAAGCTTGGCTTGTGAATCGCCCCAAGCCCTTTGTGGCTAGAGAAAAGATCGTGGGGAACATGATGGAGTTAAACAGCCCGATGGAGAGTAAAAAGTAAATGCTTGTGGCGTTGTGTAAGGCCAAAGCGATGCCAAGCAAGAGAATATTTACACTCGCATTGAAGGCAAGGCATTTGTGGGGGGCGATTTTTTGCATGACTAAGCTGCCGATGAAACGCCCCACCATCGCCCCACCCCAGTAGTAGATCAAATTGTGCGAGCCGACTTTTTCAGGGATGTGGGCGATTTCCTCCATCGTTAAGACCAAGAATGAGCCGATCGACACCTCTCCACCCACATAAAAAAAAATCGCTCCTGCCCCAAAGACAAAATGGCGGTACTCTAGCGCACTTTTTTTGCCATCGTGGTTGTGTTCGCTGATTTGCTCGGCTCTCTCACGCACATCGGGCAGTTTCAAAAAATAGACAATGATCCCTAAGACAATCAATGTCCCGGCGATCATTAAATAGGGGATTTGCACCGATTGTGCCTCTTTGACCTTGTCGATGATTTTATCGGTGTTAGAGGCAATCAAATACGCCCCAAAAAGTGGCCCAAGGGTGGTGCCCAAAGAGTTAAAGGCCTGCACTAAAGTGAGCGCGCTGGCCTCTTTGCCGGGGGCTAGCAAAGTTACAAAGGGGTTGCCAGCGGTTTGTAAAAGTACGACCCCACTGGCTAAAATAAAGAGTGCTCCTAAGAAAATGGGATAGGACGCTGTGGAGGCAGCGGGGTAGAATAAAATACAGCCGATCGCGCTGAGTAAAAAGCCCCCCACCACGCCGGCGGGGTAGCCGATTTTCTCCAGCAATTTGCCGAAAAATCCGCCCGTGATGAAGTAAGCCCCAAAGAAACAAAACTGCACCAAAGCCGCCTCTGTGTGGTTGAGCTCAAAGATTTTTTTCAAGTGTGGGATCAGCACATCGTTTAAAACGGTGATGAAGCCCATCGCAAAAAACAAAGCGGTCAAGGCCGCGAGTGCAAAAGTGTTGCTCTTGGTTTGCATTTAAACTCCTTTGTTAAACGCTTGATAGACTTCTACTAAGTGTTGTGTAGAAGCGTCTAGGGGCTTTGTGGGGCTTTTGCCCTTAAGGCGTTCCAAAATGCCCTTTGCCAACTCTTTACCCAATTCCACCCCCCACTGGTCAAAACTATTGATGTTCCAAACCACGCCTTGCACGAAGATTTTGTGTTCGTAAAGGGCGATGAGTGCCCCCACACTCTTAGGACAAATAGTGTCTAGCAAAATCACATTGCTAGGGCGGTTGCCCGAAAACACCCGATGGTGCGCTAAACTCTTGGCTTTCTCTGCATCCTTTCCCATGTCTATGAGCTCTTGGTAAGCCTGCTTATAGTCCTTGCCCTGCATAAAGGCCTGGGCTTGGGCAAACATATTGCTCACTAAAATGTCGTGGTGTTCGGGTAAATGCCCCTCTTTGCTTAAGGACACGATGAAGTCAATTGGGCTGATGTGCGTGCCCTGGTGCAAGAGTTGAAAAAACGCATGTTGGGAGTTGATCCCCAAATCCCCCCAAATGATGGGTCCTGTGTCGTAGTCTACGGCTTGTCCCTCTAAAGTGGTGCTCTTGCCATTGCTCTCCATGTCCAACTGTTGGATGAATCTAGGGAAGTAGCGCAAGTACTGGTCATAAGGGGCGATGAGGTGGCTGCCTGCATCGAACAGATTGATGTACCAAATGCCAAGTAGGGCTAAAATCACAGGCATGTTGCGCTCAAAAGGGGCGTTTTTAAAGTGCTCATCCATTTCATACGCCCCACACAACAAATCTTTAAAATTCTGTTTGCCTAAATAAATCATGATCGAAAGCCCGATCGCCGACCACAGACTATAACGCCCCCCTACCCAATTCCAGAAGCTAAACATGTTTTGTGTGTCGATCCCAAAGGCTTGCACGGCTTCTTTATTCGTGGAAACGGCGACAAAGTGTTTAGCAATGTGGGCTTCATTGAGCGCATGGGCTAAAAACCATTGCCTAGCGCTTAGGGCGTTAGTTAGGGTTTCTTGTGTAGAAAAAGTCTTAGACGCCACAATGAAAAGCGTGGTTTCCGGGTGGATTTTGTCCAACACGCCCTGTAATTGTGTCCCGTCCACATTAGACACAAAGTACATATTCAAACGGGGGCTGGCAAAGTGGCGCAACGCCTTACACACCATTAAAGAGCCCAAATCTGAGCCACCGATGCCAATATTGACCACATCGGTGATGACCTGATTTGTGTAGCCCAGCCACTCCCCACAGCGCACCATGTCGCTAAACTTCTCCATGCGTTCTAAAACTTGGTACACCTGAGGCAAGACATCCACGCCATCTACAAAAATAGGCTCTTGCCCCTGATAACGCAAAGCCGTATGCAAAGCGGCGCGTTCTTCTGTACTGTTGATTTTCTCGCCGCTAAACATGGCTTGGATTTTTTCAGCTAGCCCGCACTCTTTGGCTAAGTCCCTTAGAAGTTTTAAAGTCGTGTCGTCTATGCGGTTTTTAGAGTAATCTAAACTCACAGAGCCATTTTTTAAAAAATATCGTTTGGCACGCTGGGGGTCGGCTTGAAACATGTCTTTCATGTGTTGCTGTTTCATGCCCTCAAAATGTTCTTGTAGGGCTTTAAAGGCGGCAAGTTGTGTCAAGGCTTTCATGCGTTCTCTTTGCGTAGGTGGTTTTCTAGGGCGATGCCAACCCCAGCAATGCCGGGATATTTAGCCAGCACTACATACACGGGGATTGCAGCCAAGTAGGCATCAAAGCGCCCTTTGTTTTCAAAGCGGATTCGAAAGGGGGAGGTTTTGAAGTACTCGAGAAAGCGCGGGATGATCCCCCCACACAAATACACCCCACTCCTTGCGCCCAAAACCAAAGCCATGTTAGAAGCCACTGTGCCTAAAATTGTGCAAAATAAGTCTAAAGTCAAACGGCATAGGGGGGAATTGCCGCTTAGGGCTTGCTCGCCGATGCGCTTTGGAGTCATTTGAGAGGATTTGATCCCCTCTCTGTTTGCCAAAGCCTCGTAGATCAACACCAGCCCCGCCCCGCTTAAAAAGCGCTCAGCGGACACATGCCCGTATTTTTTCTTGGCGTACTTCCATAGCATGATCTCAGTGTCGTCAAAAGGCGCAAAGCTCACATGCCCGCCCTCGCCCGCCAAAGCCACATACGAGCCATCATGGCAGGGGATGAGTGCACTGACCCCTAACCCCGTGCCAGGTCCTATCACGAGCTTGGGCGCACCAATGGCACACATTGTCCCGCCCACTTGCACCAGCTCCTCCTCTTTGAGTTGAGAAATGCCATAGGCTTGGGCGGTGAAGTCGTTGATGACCAAGAGCGTAGAAAAGCCCAATGCTTGGCGGGTGGTTTCCACAGAAAACGCCCAGTGATGGTTGGTCATCTGTATCCAATCGCCCACCACAGGGTTAGCCAGCGCAAAGGCGGCGTGTTTGATGTTTGGATGCCCCATATCTTTAAGATAACGCCTTGTGGCATCCACAATCGTGTCAAAATCTTGACAAGCTAAAACCTCTACAGATTCTAATTGCCCGGGGGCGACCTCTAGTCCAAAGCGGGCGTTTGTCCCCCCGATGTCGGCTAAAAGGCGCGGATAGTTGTCAGGCGCAGTAGACATGGCAAACCACCTTTTGAGAATGCAAGATGTAAGAAATGGGTAAACTAGGTTCTAGGGCAAGACATGCACGCTCAAACACCGCCCTTTTTTGATCCCCGCTGATGAGTAAAAACAATTCTTGGCAACTTTCAAGTGCCTTTAAGGACATGCTCAGGCGTTTAAAGGGCGCACTTGTGGGGGTTGTAGCGACGATGGGTTCTTTGCTGGTTAGGGCGTTTTCATACTCAGGCGCACAGGCAAAGAGCGAAGCCGTGTGCCCATCTGCGCCCATGCCAAGCACTGCCAAATCGGACTGCGTGTAGCTCGCTCTCGCATGTTTTAACATCTCTTCAGTGCTGACACTCGAGTCCAAGACTAGGGGCGTGAAAGGGGCGGCTTGGGCTTTGTTTTTCAAAAAATGCGTGTGCACCAACAGGGCGTTGTTTTCAGGGTCCATCAAGGGCAAAACCCTCTCATCCACGAGGCTGATGCGGCACTTGCCCCACTCTAGGGGCATTTGGCTCAACTCTTGCAAAAACAAAATGGGCGACTTACCCCCTGAGAGGGCAAGCCCTGTGCGCTCTTTCACGCTTAAAATCCGCCTCAGTTGCGTGGCGATCTCAATAGCTAGAGCCTGCGCGCTCTCTTTGGGGCTGTTGAAAGAATAAAGTTTAAACATGGGCAAACCACTCCCGGTTGTCTTGATGTAAGAGATCAAAGGCGGCCTGTGGCCCAAAGCTGCCGACCGTATAGGGCAAGAGGGGGGTTAGGTTTTCATGCCAACTTTGTAAAATAGGGTCTACAAAGCTCCAAGCGGCTTCTAGCTCGTCTTGGTGGTTGAAGGGGGCTTGGTTGCCCGCCACCACCTCTAAAATCAGCCGCTCATAAGCGTCCATCCCCGAATCTAGCGTGCTTTTCAAAGCCCCCATGCCCTGCAGTTGCAGCTCTAGGCTACACTGGGGCTGTATGGTGTAAACCAGGGCCTGTGGAGGGCCCTTAAACACAAAGACCACTTGCACCAAGGATATACCCATGCGCTTGCCCGTGCGCAGGTAAAAAGGCACGCCCTGCCAGCTTGGGTGGTCTAACTCCAGCTTTAAAGCGACAAAAGTTTCCGTTTGGCTGTTGTGGTTTACTTGCTCTTCCTCTGTATACCCCTTTAACCCCCCGCCTGCTATGTATTGCCCCCGCACGACTTGACTTTTTAGGGCTGCTCGGCTTAGGGGTTTTAGGCTTTTTAGAATTTCTAACTTCGCTTGCCTCGTGCGTTCTATAGGGATGTTTGCGGGGATGGTGCTTAGGGCAAGTATTTGCAACATATGGTTTTGGAGCATGTCGCGCAAAGCCCCCATCGGGTCATAAAAGCCTCCGCGGCTCTCCACTCCTAATGTCTCTAACACGCTGACTTGCACATGGTCTAAGTAATTTGCCCCAAGCAAGCCGGCTAAAAAGGGATTGTTGTGGCGCAAGTAAAAGAGATTGTGCACGCTTTGTTTGCCTAAGTAGTGGTCGATGCGGTAAATTTGCTCTTCTTTGAAGTGTTGCCCGATTTCTTGGCAAATCTCTTGGCAAGATTTTAAATCCGTGCCCAAAGGCTTTTCCAACACGATTTTGATATTGGGGGTGTTTAAGCCCACAGCGGCGAGGTTTTGGCAGGCTTTGGCAAAAAACTCTGGGGCGATGGAGAAGTAAATGATTGTGTTGGGATGGGTGGCTTGAAGTGCCTTAAAATCCTCTAGCCTTGTCAAATCTAGGGGGGTATAACTGATGTTTGCGCTAAAATCCTCCCACGCACTGGGGTCTAGACTTTTGATATATTCTTGTGCCCTTGTGTTGAGTTTGTCTAGAAACTCTGGTGTGCTTAAGGGGCTTTTGGCGCAAGCGCAGATGCTGGGTTTTAGGCCTGCTTGGCTTGCCCTAAACAGGGCGGGGAAGATTTTGCGCATGGCCAAATCGCCCGTGGCCCCTAGTAAGATGAAGTGGCACTCTTGCATGGCTCTCCTTTTTTAGAGATTTTAAAAATTGTAGTATCATTGCGCCCATAAACGACTATACGGAGGTACACATGCCCAAAAAAGCCCTAGAGGACATTACCAAAGGTATCATTGAACGCAGTCGCGAAACCAGAGAGGCCTACTTAGAGCGCACCTCTAAGGCGCAACGCAAAATCCAGCGCGAGGATTTGGGCTGTGCGAATTTAGCGCACACCTATGCTGGCTTGCCCGAGCACATCAAGGCAAAGATCAAGACAAATGACAAGCCAAACTTTGCGATCATCTCCGCTTACAATGACATGCTCTCGGCACACAAACCCCTAAAAGATTACCCGGACTGGATCAAAGAAACCCTCTTACAACACGAGGCGTTTGGGCAAATGGCCGGTGGCGTGCCGGCGATGTGCGATGGAATCACGCAAGGCTATAGTGGTATGGAGCTTAGTTTGTTTTCGCGCGATGTGATTGCCATGAGTACGGCTATTGCGCTCTCACACAATGTCTTTGATGGGGCGTTTTACCTCGGCGTGTGCGATAAAATTGTGCCGGGGTTACTCATCGGGGCTCTTAGTTTTGGACATCTGCCTGCAATCTTCGTCCCCGCTGGCCCTATGGCTAGCGGGCTAGCAAATGCCCAAAAATCTAAAGTGCGTGAGCTTTTTGCGCAGGGCAAGGTGTCTAGGCAAGAGCTTTTGGAGAGTGAAATGAAATCCTACCACTCAGATGGCACATGTACCTTCTATGGCACGGCTAACTCTAACCAAATGATGGTGGAGCTCATGGGGTTGCACCTGCCAAACTCCGCCTTTATACACCCCCACACTCCGCTAAGAAAAGCCTTAGTCCACAAAGCTGCCACCTTAATGGCGACACAAACCCCCAAACCCATCGGAGAGATGATCACCGAAAAGAACATTGTCAACGCCATCGTGGGCCTTATGGCAACGGGGGGTTCTACAAACCACACCATCCACTTGATCGCCATCGCCAAAGCTGCCGGGATCGTGATCAATTGGGACGACTTTGCCGCCATTTCTAAAATCACCCCATTACTTGCCAAAATTTATCCCAACGGGCAGGCCGATGTCAACCAATTTGAGGCGGCAGGCGGGTTAGCCTTTGTGGTGCGTGAGTTGTTAAATGCCGGGTTGTTGCACGAGGATTGCCATACAATCATGGGGCAGGGTTTAAAGCCCTACACACAAAACCCCTACTTAGATGGGGAGAAAGTGGTTTACAAAGAGGGGGCAAAAGCAAGCCACAACACCGACATTTTAAGGGGCGCTGCAGAGCCCTTTTTGCCCAATGGGGGGCTTGAAATCCTTAAGGGCAATGTGGGGCGGGCTGTGATGAAAGTGTCGGCCGTTGATGCTAAACACCACACCATCAAAGCCCCCGCCCTGATCTTTGAGTCGCAACAGGATTTCATCGATCGTTTCAATCGCCAAGAGTTGCAAAAAGATTTCATCGCCATTTTGCCCTACCAAGGTCCTAGGGCTAATGGCATGCCCGAGTTGCACAAACTCACCCCCATTTTAGGCACTCTGCAAGATCAGGGCTTTAAAGTCGCCCTTGTAACAGATGGGCGCATGAGTGGGGCATCGGGTAAAGTGCCCGCCGCGATTCAGGTGAGTCCAGAGGCACTTTTAGGCGGGGGGATTGCCAAAATCCAAGATGGGGACATATTGCTCTTAGATGCCAAAGAGGGGATTTTGCAAGTGTTGGTGGAGGATCAAGAGTGGAAGGAACGCTTGCCCTCTGTGCCCTTTTTGCGTGATCCCTTTGGGAGCGGGCGTGAACTCTTTGCCGGCATGCGCCTTCTAGCCGGGAGCACGGAAACGGGCGCAGTGATCTTTGGAGAGTAGCCATGCAAGCCTTTGACATTTTAAACGCCGGGCGCATTGTCCCCGTGATGGTCGTTGAAGAAGCCAAAGACGCCGTGCCTTTGGCTAGGGCTTTGGTGCAGGGGGGCATTCAGGTGCTAGAGATCACCTTGCGCACCAAAGAGGCTTTAGGGGCGATCGAGTGGATCAGCCAAGAAGTGCCCGAGGCAGTTGTGGGTGCGGGCACGGTGTTGAGTGCGCTAGATTTTAAGAAAGCACAGGAAGCGGGGGCCAAGTTTGCCATAAGCCCTGGGTTCACTTTAGCCTTAGCCAACGCTTCTAAAGAGAGCCAAATCCCGCTCATCCCCGGCGTGGCGAGTGCCAGCGAGGTGATGTTGGCTTTGGAGCATGGTTTCAAACATTTAAAGTTCTTTCCGGCACAGGCGGCTGGAGGTGTGGCGATGCTTAAATCTTTTGCTGGTCCCTTTAAAGAGGTGTATTTCTGCCCCACTGGGGGGATTTCTTTGGAAAACATGGAGGCTTATCTTAAGTTAGACAATGTGCTGTGTGTGGGGGGGTCGTGGTTAGCCCCCAGAGAGTTTGTGCAAGCCAAAGAGTGGGCTAAAATCACGCAAATTGCCCAAAAAAGCGTAGCAGCGGCTGGGGGTATTTAGGGCTTTTTAACCTTTTGGGTTTATAATGGACACTTAGATTTTTCTGAAAGGATTGCGATGCGCGTATTGCTTTTGGCGGGGATTTTGGCCTTTTTATGCACCGCTTGTAGCGAAACCAAACAACAAATTCTAGAGGACGAAAAGGATTACACCCCCTCAGAAAAGACCATTTGGCAACCCGAACAAAAATAACCCCTAAAGCCACGCCTTGGTGTGGCGGGCTAAAATAAACAGCGCAAAGGCAGTAAAAATCAAGGCGCAAAGGTAGTCGGCCACTTTGTAGTATTTGCCATAGAGGGCGCGCATTTTGTCCTTAGAAAATAGAAAAGCCACCGCTGCAAAATACAAAAGAGTCTCCACTTCCAAGCAGCAAGTGAGCCAAATGAGTGTGGCGTTGCTGTAAAAGAGATTAAGTCCCGAAAAAATGCTGCCAAAATAAAGCATGGCTTTGGGGTTTAAAAGATTGGTGAAAAATCCGCTTAAAAAAAACTCGCCTTGTACTAACGGGCTTGAATTTAATGGGCGCACTAGGTCTTAGGCACAAAAACGCCAAATAGAGCAAATAAAACGCCCCTAAAAGAGCCAAAGAAGTTTGCAAAAAAGGAAAAGCGATGGACAAACTTTTTAAGCCAAACAAGGAGAGCACAATCCACACCAAATTGCCAAGCCCCACGCCCAAAACCGCTTTTAAAGCGTGTTTAAATTGTGTTTTAAGGGCATAGGCACTGATTAGAAAGAAATCTGGTCCCGGGGTCAGCAATGCCAAAAAATGGATTCCCAACACCACCCATAGACCCACACAAAGCCTTTAATTTTTGGTGGATTATAACGTTTTAAGCACACGCACTTAAGTTATAATGTTTCTTCTATTTGAGCGAGAGGAATCCATGCCCTTAAACAACCAATACAAAACCAAAGTTAAAAACCTCATCACAGAGTTAGAAAAAGATTTATATGAACGCGAGGAATGCGTCCGTTTGGTGTTGCTGGCTTGTTTTGCCGGTAAGGCGATTTTTTTATATGGACCTCCCGGCACGGCTAAGTCGATGATTGCACGGAAAGTTAGCCTTGCCTTTGCGTCTAAAGACGACAAAACCACGCCCTTTTTCAGTGCGCTCATGCACCGCTTTTCTACCCCAGAGGACATTTTTGGGCCCATTGACATCGGCGCACTGAAGGAAAACAAGCTCATACGCAACATTGAGGGCTACTTACCCACCGCCCATTTTGCCTTTTTAGACGAGATTTTGGAAAAGCTCGCCCGCCATCTTAAACACCTTACTCACCATCATCAACGAAAGGTTGTTTAAACAGGGCGATAAAAATATTCCCGTCCCCCTTAAGGGCATTGTGTGTGCGAGCAATGAGTTCCCCCCAGCCAATCAAGGCTTAGAAGCCCTGTATGACCGCATGCTCTTGCGCTATTTTGTGGAGCCCCTAAAGTCTAAAGAGAATTTTTTACAGCTCATCGCCAGCCAAGAGGGCGCAAGCTCTAACCAGCACGCCTTTAGCCTAGAGGCATTAGAGGCGATACACAAAGAGGCCAGACAAATCCCCTTTAGCCCAGAAGCCATAGAGAGTTTGCACGCCATCAAGGCGAGCTTAGAGCAACTAAAGCACAACCCCGCTTTGATCGCCCAATTTTTAGGCGACAATGCGCCCAGCAAAGAGGGCGAGGAAAACACAGAGCCCGACCTTCATTTAATCGCCAGCCCTTCTGATCGGCGTTTCAAGCAATGCGCCCAGCTTTTACAAGTGTCCGCCTTACTCAGCGACCAAAACCAAGTTACGCCCCCGGATTTGGCTTTGCTCAGGCATTGTTTATGGGACAGCTTGGAGCAAATCCCCCTAGTCCATGCGATTTTAACGCAAGTGTTGAAGACCAGCCACGCAAAGGCGAAAGACCTAGAAAAGGCACAAGAGAGCTTGAAATACCTAGAGTGGGTGCGCGCCCACAAAAGCCCAGAGGACTTTGAGAAAACCTACCAGCACGCCCTCCAAGAAATGCAAGCCCACACCAGCACACTAGAACAAGACTTGCAAGAAATGCATCAAAACGCCAATGTGTTTTTATCCACCCAAGACCAAGAAATCGCCTTTAGTGGCACGCAAGAAGTCTTACAAGCGTTTAAGGTGCTGCCTTTACAATTAGAGGAAATCTATAAAGACCCTCCCACGCAACAACCGCCCAAATCTAGCAAATCCACAGGAACACAGGATACTTCTAAACTCTGTGAGAGCATTACAGACATTATTAAAGCACATGGAGAGATTACTGATGTCGGAGTAATTGACACACAAGAGTTTAAAAATGCTGTTGAAGACATTGAACGACTTTTAAATACATATTGCCATGCGTCCATGAGTAAGGAGGATTTACGGGGAGAGCTTGAGAAAAAATCCTATCCGTGCAGTAGAGGTAGGAATAGTTCAAGACGCAGTCTCTTTAATCCCGGCAAGCATAATTGTGTCCCCCATCTTTTAGGACTTGCTGTTGCAATACAACGAAAACACGAACTTAATAAAAAATGAACGACCTCCAAACCTACGGACTTTTAGACGACCCCGAGATTGCTAAAGAGTTTGAGCGCGCCTGTCAAGAAAAAGACAGCCAAGTCAAAGAGGCACTAAAAGACCACCCCTTTTTTGAGGAAAGCCTAGAGCATTACCAACGCAAACACGCCCACCTAGAGCAAAAAGATTTAGCCAAAACCACCCGTCAAGCCTTCCACGCCCACAACCCCCAAGCGGATTTAAGTTTCATAGACACCCAAGAAAAGACGCTTAAGAGCCAAGAGGACCAAGCGACCTTGCACCGCTTCATCTTAGACAAGTGGCAAGGGGTGTTAGAGGACAAAATCGCCACATGGAAGCACGCCACGCAAGCCAAGATAAAGCAGGATTTTTTAACACGCATGCAGGCGTGGTTTAAAGCCCTATGGCAAGCCAAGCAACTCGCCAAACAATCCCCAGAACTCTTTGGCAAAGACGGGCTGTTTATGGACGCTAAAAATCTTGCTCTAGAAGCCCTAGACTTGGAGGACTTGGGCGAAGCCAAGGCGCAAAAAAGGGCGTTAGAAAATTTAGAAGGGCTAGACACGGGGCTAGAGCTAGAGCAAGGGGGGCAAAAAAGAGCAACAAGAACGCAGGGCTTTACTTTACATGGCGCAAACCCTAAACGCCTAAACCTTGCCCAAATCTTAGCCCTTTTTAACCAAATCAAAAATAACAAGGCTTTAATGGCGATTTGCGATTTGCTCGGGCGGATGAAGGAAATGCAACAAGAGATGGTGAAGGAAATGATAAAAGAGTTGCAAAGCTACTCTTACACAGAAAAACAAGTAACAAGGGACTACAAAGAGGAAATTTGTGGGATTCATTTAAGCAACGACTTAGAAAATCTCATCCCCCAAGAGTTAGCCCTGCTCAATGACCCCGATTTAGAAATCCTTTTCACCCTTAAATTCGTGGAAAAACGGCTGTTT
Proteins encoded in this region:
- a CDS encoding glucokinase, which produces MSTAPDNYPRLLADIGGTNARFGLEVAPGQLESVEVLACQDFDTIVDATRRYLKDMGHPNIKHAAFALANPVVGDWIQMTNHHWAFSVETTRQALGFSTLLVINDFTAQAYGISQLKEEELVQVGGTMCAIGAPKLVIGPGTGLGVSALIPCHDGSYVALAGEGGHVSFAPFDDTEIMLWKYAKKKYGHVSAERFLSGAGLVLIYEALANREGIKSSQMTPKRIGEQALSGNSPLCRLTLDLFCTILGTVASNMALVLGARSGVYLCGGIIPRFLEYFKTSPFRIRFENKGRFDAYLAAIPVYVVLAKYPGIAGVGIALENHLRKENA
- a CDS encoding AAA family ATPase; this encodes MFLLFEREESMPLNNQYKTKVKNLITELEKDLYEREECVRLVLLACFAGKAIFLYGPPGTAKSMIARKVSLAFASKDDKTTPFFSALMHRFSTPEDIFGPIDIGALKENKLIRNIEGYLPTAHFAFLDEILEKLARHLKHLTHHHQRKVV
- the pgi gene encoding glucose-6-phosphate isomerase, encoding MKALTQLAAFKALQEHFEGMKQQHMKDMFQADPQRAKRYFLKNGSVSLDYSKNRIDDTTLKLLRDLAKECGLAEKIQAMFSGEKINSTEERAALHTALRYQGQEPIFVDGVDVLPQVYQVLERMEKFSDMVRCGEWLGYTNQVITDVVNIGIGGSDLGSLMVCKALRHFASPRLNMYFVSNVDGTQLQGVLDKIHPETTLFIVASKTFSTQETLTNALSARQWFLAHALNEAHIAKHFVAVSTNKEAVQAFGIDTQNMFSFWNWVGGRYSLWSAIGLSIMIYLGKQNFKDLLCGAYEMDEHFKNAPFERNMPVILALLGIWYINLFDAGSHLIAPYDQYLRYFPRFIQQLDMESNGKSTTLEGQAVDYDTGPIIWGDLGINSQHAFFQLLHQGTHISPIDFIVSLSKEGHLPEHHDILVSNMFAQAQAFMQGKDYKQAYQELIDMGKDAEKAKSLAHHRVFSGNRPSNVILLDTICPKSVGALIALYEHKIFVQGVVWNINSFDQWGVELGKELAKGILERLKGKSPTKPLDASTQHLVEVYQAFNKGV
- a CDS encoding bifunctional 4-hydroxy-2-oxoglutarate aldolase/2-dehydro-3-deoxy-phosphogluconate aldolase, with product MQAFDILNAGRIVPVMVVEEAKDAVPLARALVQGGIQVLEITLRTKEALGAIEWISQEVPEAVVGAGTVLSALDFKKAQEAGAKFAISPGFTLALANASKESQIPLIPGVASASEVMLALEHGFKHLKFFPAQAAGGVAMLKSFAGPFKEVYFCPTGGISLENMEAYLKLDNVLCVGGSWLAPREFVQAKEWAKITQIAQKSVAAAGGI
- the pgl gene encoding 6-phosphogluconolactonase; amino-acid sequence: MFKLYSFNSPKESAQALAIEIATQLRRILSVKERTGLALSGGKSPILFLQELSQMPLEWGKCRISLVDERVLPLMDPENNALLVHTHFLKNKAQAAPFTPLVLDSSVSTEEMLKHARASYTQSDLAVLGMGADGHTASLFACAPEYENALTSKEPIVATTPTSAPFKRLSMSLKALESCQELFLLISGDQKRAVFERACLALEPSLPISYILHSQKVVCHVYCA
- a CDS encoding sugar MFS transporter gives rise to the protein MQTKSNTFALAALTALFFAMGFITVLNDVLIPHLKKIFELNHTEAALVQFCFFGAYFITGGFFGKLLEKIGYPAGVVGGFLLSAIGCILFYPAASTASYPIFLGALFILASGVVLLQTAGNPFVTLLAPGKEASALTLVQAFNSLGTTLGPLFGAYLIASNTDKIIDKVKEAQSVQIPYLMIAGTLIVLGIIVYFLKLPDVRERAEQISEHNHDGKKSALEYRHFVFGAGAIFFYVGGEVSIGSFLVLTMEEIAHIPEKVGSHNLIYYWGGAMVGRFIGSLVMQKIAPHKCLAFNASVNILLLGIALALHNATSIYFLLSIGLFNSIMFPTIFSLATKGLGRFTSQASGIVCMAIVGGAVVPIIQGYIADIHSFGILISYMVPMACYVYILVFAVYFYSVRERTHVH
- the edd gene encoding phosphogluconate dehydratase, which codes for MPKKALEDITKGIIERSRETREAYLERTSKAQRKIQREDLGCANLAHTYAGLPEHIKAKIKTNDKPNFAIISAYNDMLSAHKPLKDYPDWIKETLLQHEAFGQMAGGVPAMCDGITQGYSGMELSLFSRDVIAMSTAIALSHNVFDGAFYLGVCDKIVPGLLIGALSFGHLPAIFVPAGPMASGLANAQKSKVRELFAQGKVSRQELLESEMKSYHSDGTCTFYGTANSNQMMVELMGLHLPNSAFIHPHTPLRKALVHKAATLMATQTPKPIGEMITEKNIVNAIVGLMATGGSTNHTIHLIAIAKAAGIVINWDDFAAISKITPLLAKIYPNGQADVNQFEAAGGLAFVVRELLNAGLLHEDCHTIMGQGLKPYTQNPYLDGEKVVYKEGAKASHNTDILRGAAEPFLPNGGLEILKGNVGRAVMKVSAVDAKHHTIKAPALIFESQQDFIDRFNRQELQKDFIAILPYQGPRANGMPELHKLTPILGTLQDQGFKVALVTDGRMSGASGKVPAAIQVSPEALLGGGIAKIQDGDILLLDAKEGILQVLVEDQEWKERLPSVPFLRDPFGSGRELFAGMRLLAGSTETGAVIFGE
- a CDS encoding glucose-6-phosphate dehydrogenase; translation: MQECHFILLGATGDLAMRKIFPALFRASQAGLKPSICACAKSPLSTPEFLDKLNTRAQEYIKSLDPSAWEDFSANISYTPLDLTRLEDFKALQATHPNTIIYFSIAPEFFAKACQNLAAVGLNTPNIKIVLEKPLGTDLKSCQEICQEIGQHFKEEQIYRIDHYLGKQSVHNLFYLRHNNPFLAGLLGANYLDHVQVSVLETLGVESRGGFYDPMGALRDMLQNHMLQILALSTIPANIPIERTRQAKLEILKSLKPLSRAALKSQVVRGQYIAGGGLKGYTEEEQVNHNSQTETFVALKLELDHPSWQGVPFYLRTGKRMGISLVQVVFVFKGPPQALVYTIQPQCSLELQLQGMGALKSTLDSGMDAYERLILEVVAGNQAPFNHQDELEAAWSFVDPILQSWHENLTPLLPYTVGSFGPQAAFDLLHQDNREWFAHV